The Ciconia boyciana chromosome 31, ASM3463844v1, whole genome shotgun sequence genomic interval GGTGTCAGTGATAGGTAGAGGGGGACGCTGGGGTCcttggggggatttggggtgtcgggagaggtgggggggacGCTGGGGTCATGGGGGGCATTTGGGGTGTCgggagaggaaggggggatgATGGGGTCCTCGGGGGGGATTGGGGGTGCCgggcgaggcgggggggggacgcTGGGGTCCTCAGGGGTtgcggggtgcgggggggagCTTGGGTGCCCGggttctcccccccccccagcatcatCGAGCACATCGAGGGGCTGCTGGAGAAGGACCGGGAGGACAACCGGCGCATCGGGGCGCACGGGGCCCGGCACATCCTCCAGCGCGTCCCCGAGGGCGGCGTCACCCTCCTCACCCACTGCAACACCGGCACCCTGGCCACCGCCGGCTACGGCACCGCCCTGGGTAGGCGGCGGGGAagcggggggagccgggcggcCCCCGGGGCGAGCGCTGGCCCtgacgtgtgtgtgtgtgtgtcccccccgccgtcccccgtgtccccaggcaTCGTGCGGGCGCTGCACGCGCAGGGCCGGCTGGCGCGGGTGTTCTGCACCGAGACCCGGCCCTACAACCAGGGCGGGCGGCTGACGGCCCTCGAGCTGCTGCACGAGCGCATCCCCGCCACCCTCATCGCCGacagcgccgccgccgccgccatgcgGGACCGCGGCGTCCAGGGTCAGCGAGGAGGGGACGCGGcggggtgttgggggggggacgggggacagggacgtggcCCGAGAGGGGTGGGACGGTGATGGACGGGGGTTTAAcggggtggggacggggacacggtggcgctggagggagaaggatgtggtgggagaggggacaggagaggggtggggtggggacgtgacggggcaggagggacacaggacaggagaggggtgggacggggacacggtggcgctggagggagaaggatgtggtgggagaggggacaggagaggggtggggtggggacatGACGGGGCAGGAGGGACAAGGATGTGGCAGGAGAGGGCGGGACGGGGACAcgatggggcaggagggacacAGCCACGGGGGGGTGGGACGGGGACGTTGCGGGGTAGGGACAGGGACGcgatggggcaggagggacagggacGTGGCGGGAGAGGGGTgggacggggacggggcgggggtAGGACAGGGTGACGCGGGACGGGGACCCGCTGACTCCCGCTCTGTCCCCAGCCGTGGTGGTGGGAGCCGACCGGGTGGCCGCCAACGGGGACACGGCCAACAAGATCGGCACCTACCAGCTGGCGGTGGCGGCGCGGCACCACGGCATCCCCTTCTACGTGGCggcccccagctcctcctgtgacccggccctgcccggcggcGCCGACATCCCCATCGAGgagcggccgggccgggagcTCACCCACCTGCAGGGCCTGCGCCTGGCCGCGCCCGGTGGGTGGCACCCACGTCCCCGCGTGGGGGGCACCCGTGTCCCCGGGTGGGCGTCGCGTGTGTCCCCACGTGGGGGGCACCGGTGTCCCTGCATGGGGGGCACCGGTGTCCCCGGGTGGGCATCATGTGTGTCCTCGTGTGGGTGGCACCCGTGTCCTCGGGTGGGCGTCGCATGTGTCCCTGCGTTGCATGTGTCACCAGTGTCCCTGTGTGGGTGGCACCTGTGTCCCTGGGTGGGCGTCGCGTGTGTCCCCACGTGGCTGTCACCGGTGTCCCCATGTGGGTGTCGCCTGTGTCCCCGCGTGGGTGTCGCCGGTGTCCCCCCCCGAGGGCAGCGGCaggccgggggtgggggtggcccCGCGGTCCCCGTGCCACTGGGGTGCTGCCAGCGCCGGCAGGGGCCCACCcccatggggtgggggtgtccccgtgccccccagggTGCTCACAGGCCCGGGGGGTCCCATATAGGGCAGGGGGTCGCATATAGGGCACAGAGTCCCATATGGGCCGTGGGGGGTCTCATGGGGCGGGTAGGTGCTATATAGGGGAGGGGGCTCCCatatggggcgggggggggtctCACATGGGGCAGAGGAGTCCTATATAAGACACGGGGCTCCCATATAGGGCAGTGTCCCATACGGGACTGGGGATCCCATATGGGGCAAGGGGTCCTATATGGGGTGGGGAGATCCCATACAGGGCAGAGGGTCCCATATAGGTCAGGTAGGTCCTATATAGGATGGGGGGGGTCCCgtatggggcaggggggtcccGTATGGGGTAGGGAGGGGCCCATATGGTGTGAGTAGGTCCCATATGCGGCGGAGGGGTCCCATATGGGGCAGGGGGCCCCACCCCtgatgtgccccctccccccctccatcCGCAGGTATCGACGTGTGGAACCCGGCCTTCGACGTCACGCCCCATGACCTCATCACGGGCGGCATCGTCACCGAGCACGGGGTCTTCGCCCCCGGGGAGCTGCGCCGGGCGCTGGGGgagcgcggggccgcgggggggcAGTAAAGGCCACTTCCGGGGAACGCTTCCGCCTCCTTGTATCCCGGCATACCTTGCGCTGCGCCGCCCTCCGCCGCCCCGCCTGTATCCCGGCGTGCCCCGCGCACGGGAACCCGGAAGCGCGGCGGCGACATGGCCCAGGGCAGGCCCAAGGCGGCGGCCAagcggcccggccgggcggcggcggcggggaccccggcccggggggcgcgggggccgcggAAGGGAGGTGAGGGGCGGCCGGAGCCGGGGGGCGGCCCGCGTaggggggggcgggcggcagggaggggagcaggggagccctaggggctggggggcggggggttaCCTGGGGCGGGGGCTCGGGGCGTTTCGGGGGTCTCTGGCTCTGCCCCACCCGCCGCCCCACCCGCTGCCCCCCAGGCCGGACCATCGCCCCCAAGAAGCTCCGCGTGatccagcagcagaagctgaagaaggtgaggggggtggcggggggagcggccgggggcgggtggggggaggggggtgggtgTGTAcccggccgtgccccccgcCTGACCGCCCTGCCCGCAGCGCCTGGAGGTGGGCATCCGGATGAAGATCGAGCGGGACGCGGTGCAGCGAGCGGGCGCCAGCCTCCCCAAGAAGCTGGCGGTGGTcgccgcgccccccgccgcccccggaaGGGCAAAGCCAAGAAGGggcggggctgagccccccaggggaccccccccaggcGCTGGGGGGGCGAGGCGGGAGCTGTCACGAGCGCGTCCGTCCTCAGCTTCGCTGTCATCGTCAATAAAAGGCAGTTGGGGGCagcgacccccccccccacacacacactgctgGTGTCccctggggtgaggggggggaGCGACACCGCGCGCGTGGATGGAACcggagtggggaggggggggagtgGGGCAGCCCCGGTGGCATTTGGGagggccccggggctgggctcaCGGCTGGGGGCaccgggctggggctggcgggggggatCGCCGAGTGGGGGAggcccggggggctccgggggtcGAGAtctcggggaggggggggccgCCACGGGGGGTGTCGgtgcggccccggggccgggggggggctccgggggttcccggggagggggtcccGCCCCTCCCCCGTTCCGCTGCCGCTGCTTCCGTCGCCGGCAGAACTTTATGAATGGAGTCCCGAGGCCACGCCCTCTTCCTGCGAGCACCGCCTCCCCGCCCGCTCTCCCCGCTGATTGGTTCGCTGCGCCGTGACTGGCACCTCGCTCCGCCCCGCGCTGATTGACAGCGGGAGGAACGCCGGCTGCCAATCGGAgggcgccgggggcgggggctgcgctgTGGTTGGCTGAGGCGCCCGGCGAGCCTTAAAGGCGCCGCGTCCcttttggggtggtgggggggaaCACGACACGTGGGCAGCCCCCCCTCGCGTGGGGTGGGGCCTGCTTGGGCGTGGCCGGCGGCTAGGCCCCGCCCCCTCTGACATCAGGGAAATTCCCTGAAATCGGGCGCGTTTCACAAAGCGCCGCCGGGCTATTTCGGGAAACaaacagggaaggggaaaaaaaaaaaaaaaaaattaaaaaaaaggccccggccccccccgcgccgcgccccaccccgcccccccgcccgccgggggCCGGAGCCTCCCTCTGCCCGCGGCTCCGGTGCTGCCGGGGCTCGCCCGGGCCTgggcgggggcgggagggggggcccgggggctACGGATGGTCCCGGCCCCCCACCGGGCCGTgggtccctccctccctccccacggGGCAGTGGCCCCCCCCGCCGGAGGGGACCCCCAGGCGTGCGGCTTCCCCCTCAcgccccctcctccctttttgGGGACCCCCTCACGCCCCCTCCCTTTTTGGGGacacccccgcccccctcccttATTTGGGGACACCCCTTCAAGCCGCCTCCTCCCATTtttgccccccaccctgccccctcccttcccttttggcccccctcaccctccctcctccctttttggggaccccctgcaAGCCCCCTCTttttggggaccccctcccGGGGTTTCGGGGTCTCTGCAGTGTGGAAGAACCTGCGGGGTCCCGGTGAGCTCGGCCGTGCACGCGGGACCCGGGCAGGGCTCCaccacggggtgggggggggggtgtcccaggGGTTTTGGGGACCCCGGGCGGGTTGGGGGGTCGCCGGCGCACGGGGCCAGACTCCTGTTCCTGCTGAACTGAGCCAGTTTAACCAAAGCAACTGCATATCAGCTCAGTAGGCACGGGAGGCAGCGCCCGGGGTCCCGGCGTCCGGCGGGGTCCTGGCGTCCTGCGGGGGGGTCCGGCGTTCGGGGGGGGCCCAGGCGTCCGGCGGGGAGGGTGCCGGGGAGGGGAACTTAGCCACTGTGAACACGACGCGGCTGCCAACTCTGTTCACAGGTGGGCTaagccctgccccacggccccacggccccccgagcccccaaacacccacccacccacggcccccccccgagcccccacCCACCCGCGGCCCCGTCCCAGCGGCTCCGGCGTCCTGGCTGCGGGGGCTGGCGCCCGTTGGAAATCCCTGGCAATGTGATTTTGGGTGAGACGGTAAAAAATCGCATCGCCAGGAAccccggcgggcggcagcggggggggggggggggccgggggggggcggagCCCCGGGTGCAGCCGGTGCCGTCCCACGCCGCGGCCATCGGTGTCGGtgccggagccggagccgagtcccacctgggagaagagggcGCAGTCAGCGGGGGGGTCCTGAGCCCCCTCGGCGTGGGGGGCACCGCGTCCGGCCGAGGGCCCCCGGCTCCCGGCGTCGGGTTGGGCCGGGCCAGCGCTCCCCTCCCACGGTAAAAATAACCCCGGCGGGATCCGGCCGCGAAGGAGAGCGTGGCCAGGACGGCCGGGTGCCGCcatgccgggggggggggcaccgcCCTGGAGGAGCCGGCGCGGGTGCGAGCACACGAGGGCTGAGTCACGGcgcgggacgggacgggcaCGTGCCAGCGCCGGGTGGTGCCACGGGAGGGGACACGTGAGAGGCCCCGGTGACGCGGCGGGGGGGTGCGAGCCGGGACCCTCGTGCGAGGCGGGGCGGCACCACGGCCGGACGCTGCCCGCGCTCCCGCCCCTGCCGGCCCCGGCACACGGCAGCGGTGACGTCCCCGTGGGGCCGGCACGGTTCTGGTGCTGGGGACCAGCCCGGTGGCTCGCGGCCCGGCTCGGCGTGGGGGAGCGGGCACCGGCGGCGTAGACCCAACCGTGCGCTGCACCCAGAGCCGGCAGCACCGCGGCTCCC includes:
- the MRI1 gene encoding methylthioribose-1-phosphate isomerase isoform X2, whose product is MSLEAIQYRRGSLSILNQLLLPDQLRYEPVDGVERAWEAIRAMEVRGAPAIALVGCLSLALELAAGAGPVGDVAALEAFVGERLRFLLTARPTAVNLGREGQRLRDFMRRRAQSPGVTAEELRESIIEHIEGLLEKDREDNRRIGAHGARHILQRVPEGGVTLLTHCNTGTLATAGYGTALGIVRALHAQGRLARVFCTETRPYNQGGRLTALELLHERIPATLIADSAAAAAMRDRGVQAVVVGADRVAANGDTANKIGTYQLAVAARHHGIPFYVAAPSSSCDPALPGGADIPIEERPGRELTHLQGLRLAAPGIDVWNPAFDVTPHDLITGGIVTEHGVFAPGELRRALGERGAAGGQ
- the MRI1 gene encoding methylthioribose-1-phosphate isomerase isoform X1, with the protein product MSLEAIQYRRGSLSILNQLLLPDQLRYEPVDGVERAWEAIRAMEVSGGSRDPEGGPEPPRGRPPSRLRRPQVRGAPAIALVGCLSLALELAAGAGPVGDVAALEAFVGERLRFLLTARPTAVNLGREGQRLRDFMRRRAQSPGVTAEELRESIIEHIEGLLEKDREDNRRIGAHGARHILQRVPEGGVTLLTHCNTGTLATAGYGTALGIVRALHAQGRLARVFCTETRPYNQGGRLTALELLHERIPATLIADSAAAAAMRDRGVQAVVVGADRVAANGDTANKIGTYQLAVAARHHGIPFYVAAPSSSCDPALPGGADIPIEERPGRELTHLQGLRLAAPGIDVWNPAFDVTPHDLITGGIVTEHGVFAPGELRRALGERGAAGGQ
- the C31H19orf53 gene encoding leydig cell tumor 10 kDa protein homolog → MAQGRPKAAAKRPGRAAAAGTPARGARGPRKGGRTIAPKKLRVIQQQKLKKRLEVGIRMKIERDAVQRAGASLPKKLAVVAAPPAAPGRAKPRRGGAEPPRGPPPVRLDAAVGQMWGGRGAAVGHGVPNRAEDVGVGAPATVAVAAGEFLEEACNGAGAPRTPCGSRRGPARP